The Peribacillus sp. FSL P2-0133 genome has a segment encoding these proteins:
- a CDS encoding secondary thiamine-phosphate synthase enzyme YjbQ: MLKKNTLKTTKRDDMIDVTTEVQAFIKEKGIQEGIALIYCPHTTAGVTINENADPDVKKDMLRRLDEQYPWNHTLDLHMEGNTAAHLKSSTVGSSQQVIIHKGSLILGTWQGVYFCEFDGPRDRQYFIKLCVDR, translated from the coding sequence ATGCTGAAGAAAAATACCTTAAAAACTACGAAAAGAGATGATATGATTGATGTTACGACAGAAGTACAGGCATTCATCAAGGAAAAGGGGATTCAAGAGGGGATAGCTCTTATATATTGTCCACATACGACAGCAGGGGTCACGATTAATGAAAATGCCGATCCCGATGTCAAAAAGGATATGCTAAGAAGACTGGATGAGCAATACCCATGGAATCATACATTGGATTTACATATGGAAGGAAACACGGCAGCCCATTTGAAATCAAGTACGGTTGGCTCTTCACAGCAGGTGATCATCCATAAAGGGAGCTTGATACTTGGCACTTGGCAAGGTGTATATTTTTGTGAATTCGATGGTCCCAGAGATAGGCAATATTTTATTAAATTATGTGTCGACAGGTAA
- a CDS encoding NfeD family protein, whose amino-acid sequence MELFGVPLETVYLYGLIIFGGLTFLFILFNDIFSGLELPDIFNPTLIFSFLTVFFASGFLLESLSGLHAGLSAGISLIISFTIVTLLNVFVLLPISSAEESLTFHDNDLRGRVGRVLTSIPVDGFGEVLIESISGSIAKTAASYKNEGIVSDSKVLIIEVKNGVVYVMPHQD is encoded by the coding sequence ATGGAGTTATTTGGGGTTCCATTAGAAACAGTCTATTTATATGGATTAATTATATTCGGGGGGCTAACATTCTTATTTATCTTGTTTAATGATATATTTTCCGGCCTTGAATTACCGGATATATTTAATCCTACACTCATTTTTAGCTTTTTGACCGTGTTTTTTGCGAGTGGGTTTTTACTTGAATCTCTTTCAGGACTTCATGCTGGATTGAGTGCCGGCATTTCCCTGATCATTTCATTTACCATCGTCACTTTACTGAATGTATTTGTTTTGCTTCCCATCTCATCAGCGGAAGAAAGTTTGACATTTCATGATAATGATCTGAGAGGGAGGGTCGGCAGGGTTCTGACATCAATCCCGGTTGACGGGTTTGGGGAAGTCCTTATTGAAAGCATCAGTGGAAGCATCGCGAAAACTGCGGCCAGTTATAAGAATGAAGGAATTGTTTCGGATTCAAAGGTCTTGATCATCGAAGTTAAAAACGGGGTTGTCTATGTTATGCCCCACCAGGATTAA
- the odhB gene encoding 2-oxoglutarate dehydrogenase complex dihydrolipoyllysine-residue succinyltransferase, with amino-acid sequence MAEVKVPELAESISEGSIAQWLKQPGDHVEKGEYVLELETDKVNVEIISDYTGTLSEHLAEEGDTVQVGQAIAIVDENGSAAAAPKAEAPKVEEAKAEPAKAEQSAPAKEAPKAEAKEASSTQQVIASPAARKLAREKGIDLTQVPVADPLGRVRVQDVEAASNAPAAPAAAPKQAPAAKKAAAPVEVNDDRIEVVKMTRRRQTIAKRLVQVQSEAAMLTTFNEVDLSAVMELRSRHKDSFVKTNDVKLGFMSFFTKAVIGALKKYPLLNAEIQGDHILKKNFYDIGVAVSTDEGLVVPVVRDADRKSFAEIEKNISDLAVKARNNKLGLSDLSGGTFTITNGGTFGSLLSTPILNAPQVGILGMHTIKTRPIAVGDQIENRPMMYLALSYDHRIVDGKEAVGFLVAIKDMLEDPEQLLLQG; translated from the coding sequence ATGGCTGAAGTAAAAGTACCTGAATTAGCAGAATCAATTTCTGAAGGATCTATTGCGCAATGGTTAAAACAACCCGGTGATCACGTTGAAAAAGGAGAATATGTCCTTGAACTTGAAACGGATAAAGTGAACGTAGAAATCATTTCAGATTATACTGGTACACTTTCGGAACATTTAGCAGAAGAAGGCGATACTGTCCAAGTTGGACAGGCTATCGCCATCGTTGATGAAAATGGATCAGCTGCTGCAGCTCCAAAAGCGGAAGCTCCTAAGGTTGAAGAAGCTAAAGCAGAACCAGCTAAGGCTGAACAATCGGCTCCTGCTAAAGAGGCTCCTAAAGCTGAAGCGAAAGAAGCATCATCCACTCAACAAGTTATTGCATCACCAGCTGCAAGGAAATTGGCTCGCGAAAAAGGAATTGACTTGACTCAAGTGCCTGTAGCCGATCCACTAGGTCGTGTACGTGTACAAGACGTAGAAGCAGCAAGTAATGCACCTGCAGCACCTGCGGCAGCTCCTAAACAAGCTCCTGCCGCTAAAAAAGCAGCAGCACCTGTTGAAGTGAATGATGACCGCATTGAAGTGGTTAAGATGACACGCCGTCGTCAAACCATTGCCAAACGTCTAGTTCAAGTACAATCCGAAGCAGCCATGCTTACTACTTTTAACGAAGTCGATCTTTCTGCAGTCATGGAATTGCGTAGCCGCCATAAGGATTCTTTCGTGAAAACAAATGATGTTAAACTTGGTTTCATGTCATTCTTCACTAAAGCGGTCATTGGCGCATTGAAAAAATATCCGTTATTGAATGCTGAAATCCAAGGCGACCATATCCTGAAAAAGAACTTTTATGATATCGGTGTAGCTGTATCCACTGATGAAGGTCTTGTTGTTCCGGTAGTAAGGGATGCTGACCGCAAAAGCTTTGCTGAAATCGAGAAGAACATTTCGGATTTAGCTGTTAAAGCGCGTAACAACAAACTGGGACTTTCAGATTTATCAGGTGGTACTTTTACTATCACAAACGGCGGGACTTTCGGTTCCCTATTATCTACACCAATTTTGAATGCCCCTCAAGTTGGAATCTTGGGCATGCATACAATCAAGACTCGTCCGATCGCTGTTGGAGATCAAATCGAAAACAGGCCAATGATGTACCTTGCATTATCTTATGATCACCGTATCGTTGACGGAAAAGAAGCTGTTGGTTTCTTAGTGGCTATCAAAGATATGCTGGAAGATCCAGAACAACTTTTACTTCAAGGCTAA
- a CDS encoding biotin transporter BioY, with translation MKERHEKLRMMMVTALFAALIGILAQITIPLPLVPITGQTLAVGLAATILGSRYGTSSVLLYLFIGAAGVPVFAEMSGGLAKIFGPTGGYLLSYIPTVYITGLILEKNRFSVAMAFLANTIGMIITLVIGTVWLKYMSSLSWPVAFASGFAPFIIVGVLKAFLASWLGITIRSRLASANMLPKKNAPLSQ, from the coding sequence ATGAAGGAGCGTCATGAGAAGTTAAGAATGATGATGGTTACAGCTTTATTTGCAGCACTTATAGGAATACTTGCCCAAATTACAATTCCACTGCCCTTAGTACCGATTACAGGACAGACTCTAGCAGTCGGACTGGCAGCAACGATACTCGGTTCACGTTATGGAACTTCTTCCGTTTTATTATACTTGTTCATAGGGGCAGCGGGAGTGCCGGTATTCGCTGAAATGTCTGGAGGATTAGCTAAGATATTCGGTCCGACAGGCGGTTATTTATTATCCTATATCCCGACAGTATATATAACGGGGCTGATATTGGAAAAAAACCGTTTCTCAGTTGCAATGGCTTTCCTTGCCAATACAATCGGGATGATAATTACTTTAGTCATCGGTACGGTTTGGTTAAAATATATGAGTTCATTATCTTGGCCAGTGGCATTTGCCAGCGGTTTTGCTCCATTTATAATCGTAGGCGTTTTAAAGGCATTCCTTGCATCATGGCTTGGCATTACAATCCGTTCAAGGTTAGCCTCGGCTAATATGCTACCAAAAAAAAATGCACCACTTTCCCAATGA
- the pfkB gene encoding 1-phosphofructokinase produces MIYTVTLNPSIDYLVEVESFQMGKVNRTSYDAKFPGGKGINVSRVLKRLGNSTTALGFIGGQTGEFVKRFLRQEEIYTDFTEIAGDTRINVKLKTGLETEINSQGPIISKGNYQQLFSQIEQMNNNDILILSGSIPPSVPSDVYEAMARSCSHNGIKVVVDTSGKELLNVLAHRPFLIKPNHHELGELFSTEIRTVDDAREYGAKLVEAGAQNVIVSMAGQGAVLCSGGESYSANVPKGNVINSVGAGDSMVAGFIGTYESTGDILSAFRFSLAAGSATAFSSDLGTLDKIEELLPQIAINHLTGG; encoded by the coding sequence ATGATTTATACAGTGACACTAAACCCATCCATCGATTACCTGGTCGAGGTGGAGAGTTTTCAAATGGGCAAGGTGAATCGAACCAGTTATGATGCAAAATTCCCAGGAGGGAAAGGGATCAACGTTTCCCGAGTGCTTAAAAGGCTGGGAAATAGTACGACAGCGTTAGGATTCATCGGTGGACAAACTGGTGAATTTGTAAAAAGGTTTTTAAGACAAGAAGAGATTTACACGGACTTTACAGAGATAGCTGGAGATACAAGAATAAACGTTAAATTGAAAACAGGGCTGGAGACAGAAATAAATAGCCAAGGGCCAATCATTTCAAAAGGGAATTATCAACAATTATTTAGTCAAATCGAACAGATGAATAATAATGATATCCTCATTTTGTCAGGAAGCATCCCTCCAAGCGTTCCTTCGGATGTATACGAAGCCATGGCAAGGTCTTGTTCCCATAACGGCATTAAAGTGGTGGTGGATACGAGTGGCAAGGAATTACTGAATGTCCTTGCACACCGGCCATTTTTAATAAAGCCCAATCATCATGAACTGGGTGAGCTTTTTTCAACCGAAATAAGAACGGTTGATGATGCTAGGGAATATGGCGCTAAATTGGTTGAAGCAGGAGCACAAAACGTTATTGTTTCAATGGCGGGACAGGGGGCCGTGCTTTGCTCCGGTGGAGAGTCATATTCCGCAAATGTTCCAAAAGGGAACGTCATCAATTCAGTGGGTGCCGGTGATTCCATGGTCGCAGGTTTCATCGGGACATATGAAAGTACAGGGGATATTCTATCTGCTTTCCGCTTCAGTCTTGCAGCAGGAAGTGCTACAGCCTTTTCATCCGATCTCGGTACATTGGATAAAATTGAAGAGTTATTACCGCAAATTGCCATCAATCATCTAACAGGAGGCTGA
- a CDS encoding metalloregulator ArsR/SmtB family transcription factor produces the protein MQLEKLVAFHKTIGDVTRIRIISILANGPKHGQALAGILKLTAPTISHHLTKLKDINLVKDRREKNTVYYFLNEDVLKHYSSALPKMVSTKGDSNKMDNQKLNLEHKKILENFLMPDGRLKTIPAQRKKKMIVLHHIASLLEKGRKYPEKELNEFIQSFHDDYATIRRELIIGSIMYRENSIYELNPREMWADIV, from the coding sequence GTGCAACTAGAAAAATTGGTCGCTTTCCATAAAACGATTGGTGATGTAACAAGGATTAGAATTATATCCATCCTGGCAAATGGTCCAAAACACGGACAGGCACTTGCCGGAATATTAAAATTGACGGCCCCGACAATCTCACACCATTTAACTAAATTGAAGGACATTAATTTAGTGAAGGATCGAAGGGAAAAAAATACGGTATATTATTTTTTGAATGAAGATGTCCTGAAGCATTATTCATCAGCATTACCTAAAATGGTTTCAACTAAGGGGGATTCCAATAAAATGGATAATCAAAAGCTGAATTTAGAACACAAAAAGATCCTTGAAAACTTTTTGATGCCAGATGGTCGATTAAAAACCATACCTGCACAGAGAAAAAAGAAAATGATCGTTCTTCATCATATAGCCAGCCTTTTGGAAAAGGGACGGAAATATCCAGAAAAAGAATTGAATGAATTCATCCAGTCTTTCCATGATGATTATGCAACAATAAGACGTGAACTAATTATCGGGAGTATCATGTACCGTGAAAACAGCATTTATGAATTGAATCCCCGCGAGATGTGGGCTGATATCGTTTAA
- a CDS encoding GNAT family protein, producing MDDVWIEGSKVILRNVKQADLKRLWSLKYGEADPEWKKWDAPYHPLELIDFQTYIDKEAKHRTYDEKMGAYSELLLEKNDQIIGSVVYYWEHEPSRWLEIGITIFEPKYWNGGYGTESLMLFIGYLFEKMEIERVGLTTWSGNERMIAVGEKVGMQVEGRMRKCRYHDGYYYDSIRMGMLREEWESLKF from the coding sequence TTGGACGATGTTTGGATTGAAGGAAGTAAAGTAATATTGAGGAATGTTAAACAAGCCGATTTAAAACGTTTATGGAGCCTGAAATATGGAGAAGCCGATCCAGAATGGAAAAAGTGGGATGCACCTTATCATCCACTTGAACTCATTGATTTCCAAACATATATCGATAAAGAAGCGAAGCATAGAACCTATGATGAAAAAATGGGGGCTTACTCTGAGCTATTACTGGAAAAAAATGATCAAATAATAGGATCTGTTGTATATTACTGGGAACATGAACCTTCCCGTTGGCTTGAAATCGGAATTACGATATTTGAGCCCAAGTATTGGAATGGCGGTTATGGAACAGAATCGTTAATGTTATTCATAGGCTATTTATTCGAAAAAATGGAGATTGAGCGGGTGGGTCTGACGACATGGTCAGGTAATGAACGCATGATCGCAGTTGGAGAAAAGGTAGGTATGCAAGTAGAGGGAAGAATGAGAAAATGCCGTTATCATGATGGTTATTATTATGATTCAATCAGAATGGGAATGCTACGGGAAGAATGGGAATCATTAAAATTCTGA
- a CDS encoding cell wall hydrolase, with product MKLSVLLTVIMTLSVIILGIAFPKGTTSKASDGATKHVIKQGESIWDIAKQYGVPIGKLKEVNNNVNNVAEPGKTLIIPHVMNEKDKELLARLVHAEAKGEPYRGKVEVAGVVLNRLDSDEFPDTVREVIYQKNQFSPVGDGSINKPAGDDAKKAVNEALAIHGYTNDALYFWNPSISDSEWMKQLDVIKIIGGHHFAI from the coding sequence ATGAAATTATCAGTATTATTAACCGTGATAATGACTCTAAGTGTCATCATACTTGGGATAGCTTTTCCTAAGGGAACGACCAGTAAAGCTTCGGATGGAGCAACCAAACATGTCATTAAACAAGGTGAATCGATATGGGATATTGCGAAGCAGTACGGTGTTCCAATCGGAAAGTTGAAAGAAGTCAATAATAATGTAAATAATGTTGCCGAGCCCGGTAAAACATTAATTATTCCACATGTAATGAATGAAAAAGATAAAGAATTATTAGCAAGGCTTGTGCATGCAGAAGCTAAAGGGGAGCCATACAGAGGTAAGGTTGAGGTGGCAGGAGTTGTTTTGAATCGTCTTGATAGCGATGAATTTCCTGATACGGTACGGGAAGTGATTTATCAAAAAAACCAATTCTCGCCTGTTGGTGATGGCAGTATAAATAAACCAGCAGGAGATGATGCCAAGAAAGCTGTCAATGAAGCATTGGCGATTCATGGGTATACAAATGATGCCTTGTATTTTTGGAATCCTAGTATTTCGGACAGTGAATGGATGAAACAATTAGATGTAATAAAAATTATCGGCGGCCACCATTTTGCCATATAA
- a CDS encoding YusW family protein: protein MRRSIKILSVPFAAVLVLAGCGEENDEVKNPPVQENENQAENNPETGTDNNEKLPFTYKDFQLEADYTGNDNEYEAEYDTMGAQTEASIKDKLNKHEVHGDEAMKELTPILEKLTFTKDSSEEEVIQEVTKAFNLKDDYQEFDLEVVFEDGTKKEYKVNNK, encoded by the coding sequence ATGAGGAGATCAATCAAAATATTATCAGTGCCGTTTGCCGCTGTGCTTGTTTTGGCTGGATGCGGCGAAGAAAACGATGAAGTGAAAAACCCGCCGGTTCAGGAAAATGAAAATCAAGCTGAAAATAATCCTGAAACAGGAACGGATAATAATGAAAAATTGCCTTTCACTTATAAGGATTTTCAATTGGAAGCGGATTATACAGGCAATGATAACGAATACGAAGCTGAATATGATACCATGGGAGCTCAAACAGAAGCTTCGATCAAGGACAAACTTAACAAACATGAAGTTCACGGTGATGAAGCAATGAAAGAATTGACCCCGATTCTAGAAAAATTGACATTCACCAAAGATTCATCAGAGGAGGAGGTCATTCAAGAAGTGACAAAAGCTTTTAATTTGAAGGATGACTATCAAGAATTTGATTTAGAGGTCGTTTTCGAAGATGGTACGAAAAAAGAATATAAAGTGAATAATAAGTAA
- a CDS encoding hemolysin III family protein translates to MANTHVYTKKEEVVNAITHGVGVLLSIAALVFLIIFSAQTGSPWHIVISVIYGVSMLLLYVSSTLVHSFPEGKTKDIFEIFDHSAIYIFIAGTYTPIMLLVIQGSLGWTLLGIIWGVAIVGVVFKAFYVKKFLFLSTILYIAMGWMIVIVWGPLTATMPTAGIQLLIAGGLLYTFGAIFYVWRGFPFHHAVWHLFVLGGSVTHFFAVLFYILPL, encoded by the coding sequence ATGGCTAATACACATGTTTATACAAAAAAAGAAGAAGTGGTCAATGCGATAACCCACGGTGTCGGCGTTTTGTTAAGTATTGCAGCACTTGTGTTTTTAATCATATTCTCAGCCCAAACAGGATCGCCTTGGCATATAGTCATTTCAGTCATTTATGGTGTTTCCATGCTACTTTTATACGTCTCTTCCACTTTAGTGCATAGTTTTCCAGAGGGCAAAACAAAGGATATATTTGAAATCTTTGATCATTCAGCCATATATATATTCATTGCAGGAACATACACGCCAATCATGCTTCTTGTGATCCAAGGGTCACTAGGCTGGACACTGCTGGGTATAATTTGGGGAGTTGCCATAGTTGGGGTCGTCTTCAAAGCTTTCTATGTGAAAAAATTCCTCTTCCTTTCGACGATTCTCTATATTGCAATGGGGTGGATGATCGTTATCGTTTGGGGACCACTTACAGCAACGATGCCAACAGCTGGTATCCAGTTACTGATTGCAGGTGGATTGCTTTATACGTTTGGAGCCATATTTTATGTTTGGCGCGGTTTTCCGTTTCATCACGCGGTTTGGCATTTATTCGTGCTTGGGGGATCTGTCACACACTTTTTTGCCGTATTGTTTTATATCCTTCCACTATGA
- a CDS encoding DeoR/GlpR family DNA-binding transcription regulator, with the protein MLTTERHQFILSILKEQGTVKLQELVDQLQASESTIRRDLVQLEEMKLLKRVHGGASLLQRKGLEPTTMEKQYKARAEKQLIAKLAASFIEKNDCIYLDAGTTTAEMIPYLKDKNITVLTNGLMHIPKLIELEIKTVLVGGTIKFSTNAVIGSNAVQFLNEYRFDKCFLGMNGIHQDLGFTTPDPEEALLKKMALRLSNETYVLADSSKLNEATFAKVADVSDAIILTDSNDEEAIAQLHKNPKIKVVTI; encoded by the coding sequence TTGTTGACAACTGAAAGGCACCAGTTCATCTTATCGATCCTTAAAGAACAAGGAACGGTAAAGCTGCAAGAGCTTGTAGATCAGTTACAAGCCTCGGAGTCGACCATTCGGAGAGATTTAGTGCAACTCGAAGAAATGAAGCTCTTGAAACGCGTGCATGGTGGGGCCTCTTTACTTCAAAGAAAAGGCCTTGAACCAACAACTATGGAAAAGCAATACAAAGCAAGAGCTGAAAAACAACTTATAGCAAAGCTGGCGGCTTCATTCATAGAGAAAAATGATTGTATATATCTTGATGCAGGCACGACAACTGCGGAAATGATTCCTTATTTAAAGGATAAAAATATAACGGTGCTGACGAATGGTCTTATGCATATTCCAAAACTCATCGAATTGGAAATCAAAACAGTGTTAGTGGGCGGAACGATAAAATTTTCGACAAATGCTGTTATTGGAAGTAATGCTGTACAGTTTCTGAATGAATACCGTTTTGATAAATGTTTCTTGGGAATGAACGGCATCCATCAAGATCTGGGTTTCACAACACCCGACCCGGAGGAAGCTCTACTGAAGAAGATGGCATTACGCCTCTCTAACGAGACATACGTGCTTGCTGACAGTTCAAAACTGAATGAAGCTACTTTCGCTAAGGTGGCAGATGTAAGCGATGCCATAATCCTCACTGACAGCAATGATGAAGAGGCTATTGCTCAACTCCATAAAAATCCAAAGATAAAGGTCGTGACCATTTAA
- a CDS encoding PTS fructose transporter subunit IIABC: MKITDLLKLDTIIINLQSVTKQAVIDELSGKLADADRLNDVEGFKAAILKREEQSTTGIGEGIAIPHAKTSAVRVPAICFGKSVSGVDYESLDGQPAHLFFMIAASEGANADHLETLSRLSSLLMDDKFRAQLISATSGEEVLEIINQKEMEADEEEIEEQQSSNAASGNNKGGKILAVTACPTGIAHTYMAADALKAKAKEMGIDFKVETNGSTGIKNGLTSAEIDEADAIIVAADKQVEMDRFNGKHVIVVPVAHGIRKTEELLTRALNQDAPVYKGTGNDKSDEGDSAKGGLGIYKHLMNGVSNMLPFVVGGGILIALSFFFGIEAADPANPDYNPIAKALSDIGGGNGAFFLLVPVLAGFIASSIADRPGFAPGMVGGLLAAQANAGFLGGLIAGFLAGYVVLLLRKLFSRLPQTLDGIKPVLLYPVFGMLITGFIMLFLINEPVTAINMGLTNWLQGLSGTNAIFLGLILGGMMAVDMGGPLNKAAFTFGLAAIEAQSFGPHAAVMAGGMVPPLGIAFATTLFKSKFTEMERKSGFTNYFMGASFITEGAIPFAAADPLRVIVSSVVGAATAGALSMAFNVTLPAPHGGIFVIPLVNHPFFYLLAILIGSLITALLLGFWKKKRI; this comes from the coding sequence ATGAAAATTACAGACTTGTTAAAATTGGATACAATCATCATCAATCTGCAAAGCGTTACAAAGCAAGCAGTCATTGATGAACTATCAGGAAAGCTAGCCGATGCAGACAGGTTAAACGATGTGGAGGGTTTCAAAGCTGCCATCTTAAAACGTGAAGAGCAAAGCACCACAGGGATTGGTGAAGGGATAGCCATACCACACGCAAAAACAAGTGCTGTAAGGGTACCTGCCATCTGTTTCGGCAAATCTGTCAGTGGTGTGGATTATGAATCGCTTGATGGGCAGCCGGCTCATTTGTTCTTTATGATTGCAGCAAGTGAAGGAGCGAATGCAGATCACTTGGAAACCCTTTCCCGGCTTTCTTCATTACTGATGGATGATAAATTCAGAGCCCAATTGATTTCTGCTACTTCTGGTGAGGAAGTGTTGGAGATAATCAATCAAAAAGAAATGGAAGCCGATGAAGAAGAAATAGAAGAGCAGCAATCAAGTAATGCTGCCAGTGGTAACAATAAAGGAGGTAAAATCCTAGCCGTTACAGCTTGTCCAACAGGAATTGCCCATACTTATATGGCTGCCGATGCGTTAAAGGCTAAAGCTAAGGAAATGGGAATCGATTTCAAAGTCGAAACAAATGGTTCCACAGGAATCAAAAATGGATTAACCTCCGCAGAAATTGATGAGGCGGATGCGATTATCGTTGCAGCTGATAAGCAGGTGGAAATGGATCGATTTAATGGAAAACATGTCATTGTGGTCCCAGTAGCCCATGGAATCCGGAAGACCGAGGAGCTGTTAACCAGAGCCTTGAATCAGGATGCCCCTGTTTACAAAGGAACAGGAAACGATAAAAGTGATGAAGGTGATTCAGCAAAAGGAGGATTGGGGATTTACAAGCACTTAATGAATGGCGTAAGTAATATGCTTCCATTTGTCGTCGGGGGCGGAATCTTGATTGCGCTTTCTTTCTTTTTTGGAATCGAGGCAGCCGATCCAGCAAATCCGGATTATAATCCCATTGCCAAAGCATTAAGTGATATTGGCGGGGGAAATGGTGCCTTCTTCTTACTTGTCCCTGTCCTGGCTGGATTCATTGCTTCAAGTATTGCCGACCGTCCGGGTTTTGCTCCTGGTATGGTAGGGGGATTATTGGCAGCACAGGCTAATGCCGGTTTTCTTGGCGGACTGATCGCTGGTTTCCTTGCAGGTTATGTCGTCTTACTTTTAAGAAAATTGTTTTCCAGATTACCGCAAACACTCGATGGCATTAAACCGGTTTTACTCTATCCTGTATTCGGTATGTTAATTACAGGGTTTATCATGTTATTTCTCATAAATGAACCAGTAACCGCAATTAACATGGGCTTGACCAATTGGCTGCAAGGTTTATCTGGTACGAACGCAATATTCCTTGGCTTGATTCTTGGAGGGATGATGGCTGTAGATATGGGTGGCCCCCTAAACAAGGCTGCCTTCACATTTGGGCTAGCGGCCATTGAAGCACAAAGTTTCGGACCGCACGCTGCTGTAATGGCTGGTGGAATGGTTCCTCCTCTAGGGATTGCCTTTGCCACTACACTTTTTAAAAGCAAATTCACTGAAATGGAAAGAAAATCAGGATTCACTAATTACTTCATGGGTGCTTCGTTCATTACAGAAGGAGCGATTCCTTTTGCGGCAGCGGATCCATTGCGTGTTATCGTCAGTAGTGTTGTCGGTGCAGCGACTGCGGGAGCACTGTCAATGGCTTTTAACGTGACTCTCCCTGCACCACATGGTGGAATATTTGTCATCCCACTTGTCAATCACCCATTTTTCTATTTGTTGGCCATTTTAATAGGATCCCTCATCACCGCCTTACTATTAGGGTTCTGGAAAAAGAAACGGATATAA